In Paenibacillus dendritiformis, the DNA window AGCGGAACGACCCGCTTCTTCCTCTCGGACAATCCGGAGACGATCAGCAGCGCCACGACGTCATTCACGAACGGCTTCGCCACGCTGTGGCATGATGCCGTCCGGGGAAGGAAGCGCGTGCACTACCGGCTCTTCGTCTGGCATCTGAACCAGACGGGAGCTCCGATTACATTCGGCGTCACGGTCGAGAACGCATCCTGCGGCAGCCCGATACGCGTTCGCCAAGTCAAGCATTCCATCGGCGTGATGGCGGATTTCCCCGCACTCGGCAGATGCGCTGCCAAGGCGCTGCTTGGGCGCACGCTCGCCCCGCTCATTCCCGACGATCGCTCGATCCGCGGCGGACAGACCGGGCTGGTGAAGGAGTGGCTCGTCCCCGACGGGGAACTCGTAGGCGGCGTGATGGAATTTACGCTGTCCAGCCCGAAGGAGCTTGATTACCGGGTGCGCACCGTGGCCGCCAATCGCCCGGGGGCTGACTTGAGGCTCAACCATACCCCGGTCGTGCCCGCCTATCGGACCGCCGAGGGCAAGTCGCATCCGCGCGGCTCGTGGGACTTCGCCGATATCGAAGGCTTCGCGGATCCGGCGTGTTCGCAGCCTGTCACGTATGTCGCCGGAAGCGGGTGCATGAGCTTCGCCATCCATAACGGCGGCAACGATAATCTGATGGCGGCCGCTTCCAGCTATGATCCGGCGAATGCGGAAACGTCGAACAAGGGGCATTACGGCGTCATCTACAAGCTGAACCTGGCGCTGAGCAATCCGCATTCTCGCCGCAAGACGGTGACCGTCTACTTGACGGGACGCGGAGGGCCTTATGCGGGAGCCGTCCGCTGGAACCGGGGACGAACCTATGGCGTGCCCCGGCTATCGCCGGCCGTCCAAGCGGTCGAGGCCGCGACGGTCACCATTCCGGCCCGGCGCACGGTAACCTGCGCCGTATATGCGTCGACCGCAGGCGCATACAGCACGCCGGCCGCAGTCTTATGCGTTACGCGCGAATAAGATTCCAACATTGGCCCTGATCGCTGATCAGGGCGTTCTTTTGCGGTAAGAATTAGAAGCTGAAAGCTGACAATAGCATGATCAGTATGACGGGTTCCTTCTCATCGCAATCATGAATCTGAGAGAGAGACTGATTTTAAACAGGGACTGAAAATTAAAGGAATTAATTTAGTTGCCTCAAGTACGGAATTAGTTGTAGACATTGCTTGGTATATAGACGGTAAAGAATATAAGGGGTATAAAAAATATAATTTATTATGGGGATAAAAAGCGGAAGCAATTTTCGGCGGCAGTGGGATTAAAAATCCCGCCGAACGAGGGATGGCGGCGGGAGCGGCGATTTTGTCAGCCCATATATACAAATTCTTTGTCAAGGTTTTCAAATCCAATTTCTTGATGTAAGGCCTCTTCCAACTAACGAAATCAGCCCCGATAAAGATAATTCGCTGCCATTCGGAATGTTGTATTTATAGTCAAACAAGTCCCGATTGTATATTTCTTCTATTTTGGCGACTTGGCGCTGGCTTAAATACGGTTTATGAGTTCTCAGCATATTAAATAAATTCGTTTTCAAATCGCCGTCTTCCGCTGCGCGTGAATACTCATCAATTTCAGCAACACACTCTAAGAGTTTCCGAAAAATAAAATCTTGCAGGTTTTTGGCCAATATACTCGCACTTTCACTATCGTGCGGAACCAATGTAACAGGAACATTTTCCCCACACTGTTTATCAAATTGGAATACATATAAGTCACCTCCACCAGTCATCGCAAATGGAACAAATTGAAATTCAGGTTTTGTCGCTCTGTAATCTTCCGGGTCTTTTAACTCTTCCATCTTTTCTACTATTTGATTAAATTCAAGAAGTTCAATGTCATTTGCGAATAACAACAGTGGCGGGTCGCTTTTGAATTTTTCCCAATAAGCAGCGTGCCAATTGGGTCCATATTCTCCCCAATCAAGCATTCCATCGTCGTACAGTCTTTTATACAATTCCGGGTATTTGACACCAAATCGCCGCTCTATTTGTTCTATTTGATTCATATATTTTCTCCTTCAAAATATAAATAATGTTCGTGATCCCAATGTATGCTCACAGGATACATTATACAGGAAACCGAGCTGAATTGAGTAATATTTTGGAAATTATCATTCGCAACAGCTCACAACGGGCAAGCGGCAAGCCTACCCGGTCAACATAATCTGGGCATGTGGATTTCCGTTATGCTTGTCATGAATACAGACAGCGGACACATGCCAATTGAAACAAAATGCTCGTTGATTGTCGACGATCCGAGGCAGGGACTTCTCTTTCTAAATTGGGGGAGTAAGAGCTGGAGACGGAGGAGCTCCCAAGCCGGGACATCATTCGTTCCGGCCGGAATATGCGGCAGCGCCGGGGCTGCGCAGAGCTTGAATCGCGGGCCAGGTGAAGGAGGCCAGATTATCCGGCAGCTCCGATAACGGGAACCAGCGCACAGCCCGCAGCGCTCCGCCTTGTTCGCGGTTGCTGGCTTCGCCCGAGATGACGCGGGTCTCGAAGATGACCGAGATCCAATGCTCGCCCCGCCCGGGATCGATCGTCTCGGCGGTGCAGAGCAGCCGCTTTACTTGGATGTGAAGCCCGACCTCTTCCATGACCTCGCGGACGGTCGCATCCTCCAGCGTCTCGTATAAGTCAACCTTGCCTCCGGGAATGCTCCATTTGTCCTTCTCCGGCTGGCGTCCCCGCAGCACAAGCAGAATCTCGTTCGCTTCATTCATAATGACGGCGCCGACGCCGATTCTCGGTAAGGATGTTTCCATATTTGTTCTCCTATGAATCTTTATTTTGAGGGGCTTCGGAAGTGGCCTGCCTCGTGTTTACTATACCTCTATGCGTCCAAGCAGGCAAATGAAGAGACAGGTGCATGGAACAACTGCAAGCACCGTTGGAAAGGAGAAGTTGCTTCTCCAATGCTTGAACATATTGACACCCAAATTTAGTATATGATATATAAAAGGGAGTGTTAGCACTCGTTTGTCTAGAGTGCTAAAAAAGTGTTGTCGAAAGGAGACCCATCATGGCGAAAAAACAATTTAAAGCAGAGTCGAAACGACTGCTCGAGATGATGATCAACTCCATTTACACCCAGAAGGAAATCTTTTTACGAGAATTGATCTCCAACGCCAGCGACGCGATCGATAAAATCTACTATAAAGCGCTGACCGACGATCAGCTCGTCTTCGACAAGGACAGCTACTACATCCGAATCACCCCGGACAAGGAAAACCGGACGCTTACCATCTCCGACACCGGGATCGGCATGACGAAGGAAGAACTGGAGAACAATCTGGGCGTCATCGCCAAGAGCGGATCGTTTGCCTTCAAGAACGAGAACGAGCTTAAGGACGGACATAATATTATCGGGCAATTCGGGGTCGGCTTCTATTCCGCATTCATGGTGGCGGATGTCGTGACCGTCATCAGCAAGCCGCTGGGCGGCGAGGAAGCGTACAAATGGGAGTCGAAGGGCGCCGACGGATATACGATCGAGCCGTGCGAGAAGGATTCGGTAGGAACGGACGTTCTTTTGAAAATTAAACAAAATACCGAGGATGATCGCTACGATGACTACCTGGACGACTACCGCTTGAAATCGATCATCAAAAAATATTCCGACTTCATCCGCTATCCGATTAAGATGGATGTGAAGGGGCACCGGCCGAAGGAAGGCGCCGAGAATGAATTCGAGGAATATACGGAAGAGCAGACCGTCAACAGCATGGTTCCGATCTGGCGCAAAAATAAAAATGAGCTGACTGCGGAAGATTACGAGAATTTCTACGCCGAGAAGCGGTACGGCTTCGACAAGCCGATCACGCATGTCCATATCAAGGCGGACGGCGCGGTCGTCTACAATGCGATTCTCTTTATCCCGGAGAAGACGCCGTTCGACTATTATACGAAGGAATACGAGAAAGGGCTGGAGCTGTACTCCAACGGCGTCCTCATCATGGACAAATGCGCCGATCTCCTGCCGGATTATTTCAGCTTCGTCAAAGGGATGGTCGACTCCGAGGATCTGTCGCTTAATATTTCCCGCGAAATGCTCCAGCATGATCGCCAGCTCAGCCTGATCGCCAAAAATATCAAGAGCAAGATCAAGAGCGAGCTGCAGCGCCTGATGAAGGAAGAGCGGGAGAAATACGAGCAATTCTATGAATCGTTCGGGCGTCAACTGAAATACGGCGTCTACAGCGATTACGGCATGAACAAGGAAGTGCTGCAGGATCTGCTCCTGTTCCACTCCTCGAAGGAGAAAAAGCTCGTCAGTCTCGATGAGTACATCTCCCGCATGCCGGAAGATCAGAAGTACATCTACTATGCTTCCGGCGAATCGATCGACCGGATCGAGAAGCTGCCGCAGACGGAGCTTGTCGCTGACAAGGGCTATGAGATCCTGTACTTCACCGATGATATCGATGAGTTCGCGATCAAGATGATCATGAGCTACAAGGAGAAGGAGTTCAAATCGGTCTCCAGCGGCGATCTCGGCATCGACGCGGATGAGAGCGAGAAAGATTCCGCGGCGGAGGATAAAGATAATCAAGAGCTGTTCGATGCGATGAAAGAAATTTTGAAGGACAAAGTGAAGAACGTGAAGGCATCCAAGCGGCTGAAGTCCCATCCGGTCTGCCTCTCCAGCGAAGGCGAATTGTCTATCGAGATGGAGAAAATTTTGAAGGCGATGCCGAACGGCCAGGATGTCCAGGCGGACAAGGTGCTGGAGATCAACGTCAACCATGACGTGTTCGAATCGCTGAAGGACGCGCTCGCGAACGACCGCGAGAAGCTGAGCCTGTACACGAACCTGCTGTACAATCAGGCGCTGCTGATCGAAGGGCTGCCGATTGGCGACCCGGTGCAATTCACGAACGACATTTGCAAAGTGATGGTATAGTTGAGGGCAAGGAGAGAACCCGATGCTGGCGTTAGCCGGTATCGGGTTTTTTGCGTACGTCCAGCACGGGCGTCAACTTTAGGGTGGAACGTCCCCAACGGGGACTGGCTTGATCCCTCTGAGGAGCGATTTCACATACGGTGAAGTGTATTGAGGCGGGGGGAATCTCTAGGGAATCCCCCTCCCCGCAATTGATTATGCTTCTTCTACATTTGTATGCAACAGTTTCAAGCTGGTATCAAACTCTTTTTCGATAGCTTCGTCCCGTTGATAGGTCAACAGGCTTACGACAATACTGACGATAAGGTTGACGATAAATCCGGGAATGATTTCGTATATATCTTTAGTGATTTGCAAATCAATATTTTTCCAAATAATTACTGTTGCTGCACCTGCTAACATTCCGGCAATGGCTCCCCAATTGGTCATTTTTCTCCAATACAGGCTTAACACGATAACGGGGCCAAAGGAAGCGCCAAAACCGGCCCAGGCATAAGCGACGAGACTTAAAATGGTTTTATTTTCACCGCCCAACGCGAGCAGGCAGGCGACAACCGAAACCGTTAGAACAGCCATTCTCCCAAAGAACACAAGTTCTTTATCCGAGGCATTTTTACGCAGAAGCAGCTTATATAAATCTTCTGTCAATGCACTAGAGGTTACAATGAGCTGAGAAGAAACCGTGCTCATGATTGCAGCCAATACTGCAGCAAGAACAATTCCGGCAATAAACGGATGGAATAAAATTTGTCCAAGTTGAATGAAGACGGCTTCTGGATTAGACAATGTATACTTTGTTTGGGTAAAAAATGCTAGACCGACCAATGCTGTGAATGAAGCGCCAAGTAATGAGGCAACCATCCAGCCCATACCGATACGTCGCGCAGTTTTGGTCTCCTGTACAGAGCGGATGGCCATAAAGCGGACGATAATATGTGGTTGTCCAACATAGCCAAGTCCCCAGGCAACTGCGGAGATGATGCCGAGCGCAGTAGTGCCGGTCAATAAATCCAGGAGGGAAGGATCTATGGATCTGATTGTATCAACTGTGTTGGCAAACCCGCCCGTCTCGCTCATCGCTAACAACGGTACAAGGATAAGGGCAAGCAGCATGATAAGCCCTTGGACAAAGTCCGTCCAACTGACCGCAAGAAAGCCCCCAAACAATGTATAGGCGACAACCACTCCGGAAACGAGGAGCAGCCCCGCAATGTAAGGAAGGGAGAAGGAGTTTTCAAAAAAGACGGCTCCTGCCACCATTCCTGAAGAAACATAGAATGTAAAGAAAATAAGGATAACAATGGAGGAAGCGATCCGCAGAAGTTTGGTGCTGTCCCTAAATCGATTTTCCAAAAACGACGGAATGGTGATGGAATTCCCGGAAACTTCCGTGTATGTCCGCAAACGTGGGGCAACAAACAGCCAGTTAAGATAGGCGCCAACCGATAAGCCAATGGCAATCCAGGCATTTGACAGTCCCGTCAGGAAAATCCCTCCCGGAAGCCCCATTAACAGCCATCCGCTCATATCGGCAGCGCCAGCACTTAAAGCGGTTACAGCAGGCCCTAAGGAGCGTCCCCCTAACATATAGTCCGTCAAGTTTGTCGTTTTGCGGAAAGCATACCACCCTATACCCAGCATAGTTCCCATATATATCACAATGGCAATCATTTTCAGGGTGTTTTCTGACATTTTTCCACCTCGCTTAAAAATGATTATTTATTCAATGTATGACCATTAGATTAACATGTTGACCTGATTTTCGAAACAGCCAGGATGTCCAGGCGGATAAGGTTCTTGAAATCAACGTCAACCATGGCGTATTCGAGTCGCTGAAGGACGCGCTGGCGAACGACCGCCAGAAGCTGAGCTTGTACACGAACCTGCTGTACAATCAGGCGCTGCTGAATCGAAGGATGAAGGGCTGCCGATAGGCGATCCAGTGCAATTCACGAATGATATTTGCAAAGTGATGGTATAGTTTGGGGAAAGAAAGAACCCGATGCCGGCGAAAGCCGGTGTCGGGTTTTCTGCTGCTGTCACGAAAGTCGCGGATGGATGCCGTTAAAGGAAAGCTATTTTTTATTCCTTGTTTCATCACTTAATTCTTTGAGTTTTTGAATCATTTCATGAAAAATAGCGGGTATCGGAACACCTATTTTAATTCCATTTTCAATAATGCTAATAAGCTCGTTCGCAATATAAAAATACGTGACGGTATTCTGAAAATAGTGATCCTGACCAAAAATTAAGTCTATATGATGAGCTGCTGCGATCATGAAAAACATAAAGATTTTTTTGGATATTCCAATGAGGCCTTTGTTACTACGAAGCTCCCCTTTTATTCCCGATGCCAATAATCCTGACGCATAATCCACAATCACAAAGAAGATGAGTATTTTCAGTAAAAAATGATAATTACCAAATAAAGTAATAAAACCGCCGCTTAAAAGCGGGATAAAGAATTTGACGAATACGTCCATGCTCCCCCTCCTTTACATATCTACTTTTATAGGTGGAAAGCGATAGACAAATACAACCTTTGTAGTATGAAAACGTAATTTGTCATTGTGGTTGTAAAATCATGGTATATAATACCTTTATTTTTAGAGAAAACTTTATTTGGGGGGTGCTGTAATTGCATGGATTGTCTCTCTATGATTTCTACAAAAAAGAATTAAGGAGAATTGCATGGGGATTACAATATCGTTCTAAGGTTACTCTAAAAAAGGAAAGACAACTCAAATTAGACATTATTAAAGGGTTAAGCTTTTTAGATGAGGCGGATTCGAAGTTATTTGTTAATGAA includes these proteins:
- a CDS encoding SMI1/KNR4 family protein; translated protein: MNQIEQIERRFGVKYPELYKRLYDDGMLDWGEYGPNWHAAYWEKFKSDPPLLLFANDIELLEFNQIVEKMEELKDPEDYRATKPEFQFVPFAMTGGGDLYVFQFDKQCGENVPVTLVPHDSESASILAKNLQDFIFRKLLECVAEIDEYSRAAEDGDLKTNLFNMLRTHKPYLSQRQVAKIEEIYNRDLFDYKYNIPNGSELSLSGLISLVGRGLTSRNWI
- a CDS encoding NUDIX domain-containing protein, with amino-acid sequence METSLPRIGVGAVIMNEANEILLVLRGRQPEKDKWSIPGGKVDLYETLEDATVREVMEEVGLHIQVKRLLCTAETIDPGRGEHWISVIFETRVISGEASNREQGGALRAVRWFPLSELPDNLASFTWPAIQALRSPGAAAYSGRNE
- the htpG gene encoding molecular chaperone HtpG; its protein translation is MAKKQFKAESKRLLEMMINSIYTQKEIFLRELISNASDAIDKIYYKALTDDQLVFDKDSYYIRITPDKENRTLTISDTGIGMTKEELENNLGVIAKSGSFAFKNENELKDGHNIIGQFGVGFYSAFMVADVVTVISKPLGGEEAYKWESKGADGYTIEPCEKDSVGTDVLLKIKQNTEDDRYDDYLDDYRLKSIIKKYSDFIRYPIKMDVKGHRPKEGAENEFEEYTEEQTVNSMVPIWRKNKNELTAEDYENFYAEKRYGFDKPITHVHIKADGAVVYNAILFIPEKTPFDYYTKEYEKGLELYSNGVLIMDKCADLLPDYFSFVKGMVDSEDLSLNISREMLQHDRQLSLIAKNIKSKIKSELQRLMKEEREKYEQFYESFGRQLKYGVYSDYGMNKEVLQDLLLFHSSKEKKLVSLDEYISRMPEDQKYIYYASGESIDRIEKLPQTELVADKGYEILYFTDDIDEFAIKMIMSYKEKEFKSVSSGDLGIDADESEKDSAAEDKDNQELFDAMKEILKDKVKNVKASKRLKSHPVCLSSEGELSIEMEKILKAMPNGQDVQADKVLEINVNHDVFESLKDALANDREKLSLYTNLLYNQALLIEGLPIGDPVQFTNDICKVMV
- the putP gene encoding sodium/proline symporter PutP — encoded protein: MSENTLKMIAIVIYMGTMLGIGWYAFRKTTNLTDYMLGGRSLGPAVTALSAGAADMSGWLLMGLPGGIFLTGLSNAWIAIGLSVGAYLNWLFVAPRLRTYTEVSGNSITIPSFLENRFRDSTKLLRIASSIVILIFFTFYVSSGMVAGAVFFENSFSLPYIAGLLLVSGVVVAYTLFGGFLAVSWTDFVQGLIMLLALILVPLLAMSETGGFANTVDTIRSIDPSLLDLLTGTTALGIISAVAWGLGYVGQPHIIVRFMAIRSVQETKTARRIGMGWMVASLLGASFTALVGLAFFTQTKYTLSNPEAVFIQLGQILFHPFIAGIVLAAVLAAIMSTVSSQLIVTSSALTEDLYKLLLRKNASDKELVFFGRMAVLTVSVVACLLALGGENKTILSLVAYAWAGFGASFGPVIVLSLYWRKMTNWGAIAGMLAGAATVIIWKNIDLQITKDIYEIIPGFIVNLIVSIVVSLLTYQRDEAIEKEFDTSLKLLHTNVEEA
- a CDS encoding phage holin family protein, whose product is MDVFVKFFIPLLSGGFITLFGNYHFLLKILIFFVIVDYASGLLASGIKGELRSNKGLIGISKKIFMFFMIAAAHHIDLIFGQDHYFQNTVTYFYIANELISIIENGIKIGVPIPAIFHEMIQKLKELSDETRNKK